The Curtobacterium sp. MCSS17_015 genomic sequence CACGGGGAATGCCGCGCCCGTGCCCGCGTTGAGCTCAGCATGAACGACTCCGTGAAGGTCGATGTCTGGTCGGACATCGCCTGCCCCTGGTGCTACATCGGCAAGCGCAAGTTCGAGGCGGGCGTCGCCGCGTTCGGCGGACCGGTCGAGGTCGAGTACCACTCCTTCGAACTGAGCCCGGACACGCCCGTCGACTTCGAGGGCACCGAGGCCGAGTTCCTCTCGCAGCACAAGGGCCTGCCGGTGCAGCAGGCCCAGCAGATGATCGACCAGGTCGCCGGCATCGCCGCCCAGGTCGACCTGCACTACGACTACGACGCCCTGCGGCACACGAACACCGTCAAGGCGCACCAGGTGATCCACGTCGCCAAGCAGCACGGCAAGCAGCTCGAGATGGTCGAGCGCCTCTTCGCAGGCTACTTCGAGCGCGGCGAGCACGTGGGCCAGGACGAGTCCCTCGCCGACCTCGCCGCCGAGGTCGGACTCGACCGCGACGAGGTGATCGCCACCCTCCGCGACGACGCGCAGCTCGCGGCCGTCCGTGCGGACCAGGCGCAGGCGCAGGCGTACGGCATCAACGGTGTCCCGTTCTTCGTCATCGACGGCAAGTACGGCGTCTCCGGCGCGCAGGACCCGGCCGCGTTCGAGCAGGTCCTCCGCCAGGTGGTGGCGCTCCGGGAGTCGACCCCGGCCGAGATGGCCGAGGCCGCCCAGCGCGCCGAGGACGACGCGGCAGCGGACGCCGAGGTGACCCGATGACGGGCGCGTCGGTCCCGCTGTCCGGTGGGTCGGGCCTCCCGGCTGGCTCCGAGAGCCGGCCTGCGCTGCTGACGTTCGTGACGCCCGGCGGCGCCCCCGTCTGCGAGGGCGACTCGTGCTTCGTGCCGGGTGCCGAGGGGGACTGGTCCGAGGTCCCGGACTGACGCCGTCCTCGTTCGCGCCCCGGTCCGCACACTGCGCCGGGTTCCCGCGGGGTGCCGTCGGCGGAGCCGGGCCGATCGCCGGTCCGGGCGCGTGGCCGGCGATGCGGGACGCTCCTCAGGGGCGCGCCGGCTCCTCGTCGGTGATGTCGGCGACCGTCGCACCGTAGGCCGCGACGAGTGCGTCGCCGTCCACGAAGGCGCTCGCGCCGTGGCGCCCCGCGCCGAGGGCGACCCGCCGACCGAGCACGCGCTCGTCGGCGAAGACCGGCAGCTCGCCCGTCGCGCCGATCGGGGTGATGGTGCCGCGTTCGTAGCCGCTGGCCTCGAGGGCGGTGGCCGCGTCGGGCATCGACAGCTTGTTCACGCCGACGACGGTGCGGAGCTTCTTCCAGGCGATGCTCCGGCCCCCGGGGACCAGCGCGAGCAGGAACCCGCCGTCGTGCCGTTTCACGACCAGGGTCTTCACGATGTCGCCCGGGTCGATGCCGAGCAGGGCCGCGGCGCCCTCGAGGGAGTCGGCTGCGGGACGCTCGACGACCTGGACGTCCAGGCCTCGGGCGGCGGCGTCGGCATCGAAGCGGGCGACGGCGGCGGGAACGGTCATGTGGAGAACGCTACCGGCGGGCGGCGACGTGGGAGGATGAGGAAGGTATGACGATCACACAAGCAGCAGCGCCCCTGCGCATCGGACCGATCCAGGTCGATGCGCCCGTCGTGCTCGCCCCGA encodes the following:
- a CDS encoding YbaK/EbsC family protein produces the protein MTVPAAVARFDADAAARGLDVQVVERPAADSLEGAAALLGIDPGDIVKTLVVKRHDGGFLLALVPGGRSIAWKKLRTVVGVNKLSMPDAATALEASGYERGTITPIGATGELPVFADERVLGRRVALGAGRHGASAFVDGDALVAAYGATVADITDEEPARP
- a CDS encoding DsbA family oxidoreductase, producing the protein MNDSVKVDVWSDIACPWCYIGKRKFEAGVAAFGGPVEVEYHSFELSPDTPVDFEGTEAEFLSQHKGLPVQQAQQMIDQVAGIAAQVDLHYDYDALRHTNTVKAHQVIHVAKQHGKQLEMVERLFAGYFERGEHVGQDESLADLAAEVGLDRDEVIATLRDDAQLAAVRADQAQAQAYGINGVPFFVIDGKYGVSGAQDPAAFEQVLRQVVALRESTPAEMAEAAQRAEDDAAADAEVTR